CGACGCGCTGCAACTGGTGGTGCGCCTGGTGAATATTGGCGACGCCAAGTCGCTGGCCTGCCACCCCGCCTCCACCACGCACCGCCAGCTCAACGACGAGGAGCTGGAGAAGGCCGGGGTACCCCGTGACATGGTGCGCCTGTCGATTGGCATCGAGCATATCGAGGACATACTCGCCGACCTCGACCAGGCCCTCGCCGCCGCCCTGCGCGGATAGCGGCGCCGATGGCAGCTTTCAGCCGGCCGCCGCACGCGGCGCCTGGCTGGAAGCCTGCTCCAGCCAGGCCAGCTGAACGTCCCACCGCGCCGCCACCGTCTTCATCCCTCTGCTCTCATTGGTATCGTTTGGCTGAAAGCATCCCGCGCATCGCTTCGGCCCACGGCCCCAAGCGGCTGCAGACCGAGCGCACTTTCCAGCCAATCCAACTGCTGGTTCCACAGCGCGCGCGGCGTATCGCGGCGGAAGAAACCAAAGTGCCCGAGCTTGCGCAGGGCCCAGTCGGCCGGATCGACGCTCAGCACTTCGCGCTCCGCAGCTGTATAGAAACCGGCCAGGGCCTCCACCGCCCGACGCGGCCCAAAGGCCTGATCGTCGGTGATCGCCAGGAAGCGCGCCGGCGCCTGCAACTGGGCGAAATGCGGGCGCCAGGCCTTGCCATCCGTGGTGCTGATAAAGGCCGGCGTGCGGCACCAGCGCGCCCACTCCAGCGCCACCTCGCGCGGCAGCGCCTCGCCGCCGATCAGCCAGCCCGGCAACTGGCCGCAGGCGCGACTCAGCAGCGGAATCGCCGCGTACCAGTTGAACGCCAGGCGCGGCTGCTGCAGCGCCGGCCACAGCCGCCAGTAGCCAGACTGCGCGGCCACCCCGAGAAGGCCCCGAATGCGTCCGACGTTGTCGGCCAGGCCCGGCAGCTGCCCGCCCACCGAGTGGCCGAGCAGCGCCAACGGCAGATCGCCGGGCAGATGATCGAGCAGACTCGCCTGGTCGATGCTGCCCCAATGTGCCATGGTCGGCGCCGCGCCTGTCCAATCGCTCGCCCGGCTGGCCGCGATGCCCCGATAGTCATAAGTGAACACCCAGGCTCCGCGGCTGGCCGCATGTTCGGCGAAGCTTTTGTAGAAGCGCTGGCCGACGCCCGTGGCGCCGTTCATCAACAGGCTGTAGCGCGGTCGGGCCGGGCGAAAGGCCGTGACCGCCAGCGGGTAGCCATCGCGGGCGGGCAACTTATAGGTATCGATACGCATGGCGGACTCCTCGTGCAAAGACCGCCACTCTTGCCGACCGGGGGCGACCGGAAAAGCGAGATTTCAGCCCCCCAGTACTGAGAAAAACTCAGCACTACGCGCCTCCATCTCAGCCAGACGCTGCTCCAGCCGATCAACCACGCGCAGCAGCGCCGGGGTCTCCGCCGCAGCTGGCCAGACTGCCCAGAGCGCACCGCCACTGACCTCGCGCCCCGGCCACAGCGGTCGTAACCCGCCCCGCTGCAAGGCGTTGATGCACAGCGGCAGGAAACCGATGGCCACCCCCAGGCCTTGCTCGGTGGCGTTCAACACCGCCGCGTAGCTGTCCAGCTCCAGACCGTCGGACGCTGGCTGCCAACCGTGCACCGCGGCCCACTGCCCCCAGCCGTGCTGCTCCTTGCTCAGGCGCACCGGCAGCAGTTCGTCGGTCGGCGGCCAGGGCACATCCGGGAAAGCCGCCGCCACCAGGGGCGTCAGCTGAAAGCCGCTCAGGCGCCGCGCCCGCAACTCGCCCCAGTGCGCCGGGTCGACGGCAAAGCGCAAGCCGAGGTCTATGCCATGTCCCTCGAGATCAAGAATCTCGCGGCGGGTATCGAGGCTCAGCAGGCGCTCGCCGAGCAGCGCCTGCAGTTCACCCAGGGCAGGCAGGACCACCGACTGCGCGAGGAAGGGAAAGCTGGAAATGCGAAACGGCCGGCGCACCTGGCGCGCCCGGCTGGCGGCTTCCAGCTGGCGAATCGCTGGCGCCACCTCCGCCCAGAACGACCGCCCGGCGTCGGTTAGCGCCAGGCCGCGAGGCAGGCGCTGGAACAGCCTGCAGTCCAGGGCCGCCTCCAGATCGCGCAACTGGTGGCTGACCGCAGTCGGCGTGACGTGCAGGCGCTCGGCAGCGCGCCTGACGTTGAGGGTGTCGCCGAGCACGGCGAAGGTGCGCAGCAAATTCAGCGAGGGTAGTGCCATGGAGCCTCCTGTGCCGCTCACTCTACCCTTGTTTTCGGCCCATTCCGCCACCACCTTGAGAGCAGCCTAGGAGTACGCCATGAATCAACCCCTGCTGATCCCCTGCCCAGCCTGTAATGGCCTCAACCGCGTCCCCAGCCAACGCCTGGGCGACAAACCCACCTGCGGACGCTGCAAGAGCGCGGTGCTGCCCGCGGCGCCGATCGAGCTGAACCAGGCCAACTTCGCCAGCCAGCTGAAGGGCGACATGCCCCTGCTGGTCGATGTCTGGGCGGACTGGTGCGGCCCGTGCAAGGCCTTCGCCCCGACCTTCGCCCAGGCCGCCAGTCAGCTCCAGGGCAAGGCGCGCCTGGGCAAGCTGGACAGCGAGGCCAATCGGCAACTGGCCGGCCAGCTCGGCATCCGCTCGATCCCCAGCCTGATCCTGTTCAAGCACGGCCAGGAGGTCGCCCGGCAGAGCGGCGCCCTGCCCTTGCCCCAACTGCTCGCCTGGCTCAGCGGTCAAGGCATCTGAAGGGCGGCCTGGGCACATGTCCTCACAGGACAGGCGAGGGATTGAACGAAAGGGAAATTGAGCGAGGACAACGGCCAAACAGCGGCGAAATGTCGCAATTGTGCGCGCCCTGACGCCTGACCTTGCGGCAGGTCAATACAGCAGCTAAGCCTGTGGGGATAATTTCTGTTCTCATTGGCCGGAGCGCCCGTTCCCATGTTCAACCATATCCTCGTCGCCCACGACCTGCGCGACACCGCCGATCTGGCCCTGTGCCGGGCCGCCCAATTGGCCCGGCAGCACAATGCCCGGCTGACACTGCTGCATGTCCTCGACCCCAGCCTCGGCGCCCCAGAGCAGGACCAGGCACGCCAGGCGCTGGATCGCAGCCTGACCCGTTACGCCCCCCCTGGCAGCGAGCTGTGCCTGCGCAGCGGCAAGCCCGCCGAGGTGGTGCTGCAGCAACTGCAGGCGCTCGGGTGCGACCTGCTGGTGCTCGGCGCCCACCATCAGCGTCATGACTTCTTCTCCGGCACCAGCCTAGATCGTATCGCCCGCAGCTGCCCCGTGCCCCTGCTGCTGGTCGCGCGCAACGACTTCCAGCCGTACCAGCGCGCCATCGCCGCCCTCGATTTCTCACTGTGCGCCTGCAGCGCCCTGGGCCGGGCCTACCACCTGCTGCCGGCAGGCGCCGAGCTGCATGCCGTGCACGTATTCGAGCCGGACAAGGGTACGGCGCAGCAGGTGGAGGCGCAGCTGCAGATCCAGCGAGCACTGATCGAGCAACTGCTTACCGACGAAGCACAGAACCTTCCCAGCCAGGGTCCGACGCTCAGCCACGAGGTGTTACAGGGCGGCATCCTGCGCTGCCTGCAGGAACAGCTGAAGACCCGCCGCAGCGAGCTGCTGGTGCTCGGTTGCCATGGCCGCAGCGCCCTGTCCCAGGCGCTGCTGGGCAGCCTGGCGCAGCACTTTCTGCACCGTGCGCCCTGCGACATCTTCGTCGTCCGCTAAAACGGCGGCCGAGGGCCGTGGCCAAGCACCTCGAGGCCACAAACGCACAGGGCGCCCGTCGGCGCCCTGTGCGTTCAGCAGGAACCGCTAGGTCTCGGCATTGAGCAGGTCGTGCAACTCGACGAACTGCTGGGTCAGCTTGTGCCGGGCGTCCAGGTGGATCAGCGGCGTGCAGGCCTGGTGCGACTCGCGCATCTTCACCGAACTCATCAGGTTCACCGGCAGCACCGGCAGCCCCTCGGCGATCAGCTCATCGAGCAGCATCTGCGGCAGGGACGCTCGCGGCTGGAACTGATTGACCACGATGCCTTCGACCTCCAGCGCCTCGTTATGGTCCTCGCGCAGCTCCTCGATCTCCTGAAGCAGGCCATACAGGGCATTGCGGGAAAAACTGTCGCAATCGAAGGGAATAAGGCAACGATCGGCAGCGATAAGCGCGGAAACCGCATAGAAATTCAAGGCTGGCGGGGTGTCCAGGTAGATCCGGTCGTAGTCCTCGCCCAGCTCATCCAGCAGTTTGCGCAGCTTGTTGATCTTGTGCTTGGCCTCGAGCTTGGGCTGCAGATCGGCCAGCTCGGCGGTGGCGGTGACCACGTGCAGGTTGTCGAACGGCGTCTCGTAGATATCGACCTTGCCCTTCTTGGCGAAAGGCCCGCTGGCCAGGGTCTGCTTGAAGAACTCGGCGATCCCCGTGG
The genomic region above belongs to Pseudomonas benzenivorans and contains:
- a CDS encoding LysR family transcriptional regulator: MALPSLNLLRTFAVLGDTLNVRRAAERLHVTPTAVSHQLRDLEAALDCRLFQRLPRGLALTDAGRSFWAEVAPAIRQLEAASRARQVRRPFRISSFPFLAQSVVLPALGELQALLGERLLSLDTRREILDLEGHGIDLGLRFAVDPAHWGELRARRLSGFQLTPLVAAAFPDVPWPPTDELLPVRLSKEQHGWGQWAAVHGWQPASDGLELDSYAAVLNATEQGLGVAIGFLPLCINALQRGGLRPLWPGREVSGGALWAVWPAAAETPALLRVVDRLEQRLAEMEARSAEFFSVLGG
- a CDS encoding ParA family protein; this encodes MRRVVFNQKGGVGKSSIACNLAAVSAAQGYRTLLVDLDAQANSTHYLTGLTGAEIPTGIAEFFKQTLASGPFAKKGKVDIYETPFDNLHVVTATAELADLQPKLEAKHKINKLRKLLDELGEDYDRIYLDTPPALNFYAVSALIAADRCLIPFDCDSFSRNALYGLLQEIEELREDHNEALEVEGIVVNQFQPRASLPQMLLDELIAEGLPVLPVNLMSSVKMRESHQACTPLIHLDARHKLTQQFVELHDLLNAET
- the trxC gene encoding thioredoxin TrxC; this translates as MNQPLLIPCPACNGLNRVPSQRLGDKPTCGRCKSAVLPAAPIELNQANFASQLKGDMPLLVDVWADWCGPCKAFAPTFAQAASQLQGKARLGKLDSEANRQLAGQLGIRSIPSLILFKHGQEVARQSGALPLPQLLAWLSGQGI
- a CDS encoding alpha/beta hydrolase family protein, whose amino-acid sequence is MRIDTYKLPARDGYPLAVTAFRPARPRYSLLMNGATGVGQRFYKSFAEHAASRGAWVFTYDYRGIAASRASDWTGAAPTMAHWGSIDQASLLDHLPGDLPLALLGHSVGGQLPGLADNVGRIRGLLGVAAQSGYWRLWPALQQPRLAFNWYAAIPLLSRACGQLPGWLIGGEALPREVALEWARWCRTPAFISTTDGKAWRPHFAQLQAPARFLAITDDQAFGPRRAVEALAGFYTAAEREVLSVDPADWALRKLGHFGFFRRDTPRALWNQQLDWLESALGLQPLGAVGRSDARDAFSQTIPMRAEG
- a CDS encoding universal stress protein; translated protein: MFNHILVAHDLRDTADLALCRAAQLARQHNARLTLLHVLDPSLGAPEQDQARQALDRSLTRYAPPGSELCLRSGKPAEVVLQQLQALGCDLLVLGAHHQRHDFFSGTSLDRIARSCPVPLLLVARNDFQPYQRAIAALDFSLCACSALGRAYHLLPAGAELHAVHVFEPDKGTAQQVEAQLQIQRALIEQLLTDEAQNLPSQGPTLSHEVLQGGILRCLQEQLKTRRSELLVLGCHGRSALSQALLGSLAQHFLHRAPCDIFVVR